CGCGCTGTTGTGGGAGGGAGGAGGGTTCGATGGTTACTCGAAGAATCGGTATACGGTCTCGACGACGACAGCGGGACGTTCGGAGCCTTCGAGTTCGATCTGGGCGTCGACGGTGATCTGCAGGCCTCCCTTGGGCAGACGCTCGGCCTTCTGCAAGGTGGCGCTGAGGCGCACGCGACCGTCGGCAGGCACGGGATTGGTGAAGCGCACCTTGTTGAGGCCATAGTTGACGGCCATGGTAACGCTGTCGACTTTCAACACTTCCTCCCACATCGGGATGATCAGCGACAGAGTCAGGTATCCGTGGGCGATCGGACCCCCAAAGGGGCTTTCGGCCTTCGCGCGCTCCGGATCGACGTGGATCCACTGATGATCGTCTGTTGCGTCGGCGAAAGTGTTGATGCGGTCCTGAGGGATCGTGATCCACGAGCTCGTACCGAGGATCTGTCCCTCGAGCTGGGCGAGTTCGGTCAGATTGGCGACGCTAGTGGTGGTGGCGGTGGTCATAGCATTCTCCTGGAATTGGGGAAGGGGCGACAGGTCAGGGGCGCTGGACGCCGAGAACACGGAGGGCGTTGTCCTTGAAGATCAAAGGACGGACCTCCGGCTTGATCTCGAGGTTCGCGAAATCCTTCATCCAGCGATCGACCTGGATGACAGGAAAATCGGAGCCGAACAACACCTTCGATTTGAGCATCGTGTTCGCAGCTCGGACGAGCTGCGGCGGGAAGTACTTGGGGGACCAGCCGGACAGATCGATATAGACGTTGGCCTTGTGGGTGGCAATGGCGATCTGCGAGTCAATCCAGGGAACTGCGGGATGTGCCATGATGATCGTCAAGTCGGGGAAGTCGGCAGCGACGTCGTCGAGCAGCATGGGATCGGAGTATCGGAGTTTGATTCCGTGTCCGCCTGGAAGTCCGGCGCCGATGCCGGTCTGCCCCGTATGGAACAGAACGGGCACCCCGGTTTCGCTCAGTGTGTCGTACAAAGGATAGAAGCGCCGATCGTTCGGCGAGAAGTCCTGCATGCTCGGATGAAACTTGAAGCCTTTCACCCCGAACTCGTCGACCAGCCGTCGCGCCCGCCGCACTGCCGATTTTCCTTGCCACGGATCGACGGAACCGAAGGGAATCAGGACGTCGTTGTGCGCTGCAGCCTTCTCGGCAATTTCCTCGACGGAGTTGGGGGAGTGTCCACTTCCCGCGTGGGCGTCAACGGTGAACACGATCGCTGCCATATTCCGTTGCCGGTAGTGCTCTGCGATCGATTCGATGCTCGGGGTGCGTTCCTCTCCGGACTTGAAGTACTTCTCCGAAGCGGCCATCAGCTCGTCGTCGAGGGAGCGGTGTCCGCATCCGTCGATTTCGACATGGGTATGAACGTCGACGGCTTCGATCGCATCGAAGTCGATCGCGTACTCGTAGCGGGTGGTCATCGTTGCGTCACTTCGCGCCGGTCAGTTCGGCGGGGAACTCTTCGCCCACCGATTCGAGGTGCTCGGACAGCACGGGCCATTCGCCGACCAGATCTTCGGCGGACCAACCATTGTCGTGATAACTGATGCCGTTGAGCTGGGGGTGAGTCCACAGGGCGACGCGGTCGCCACCAATGGCGAAGGCCTGGCCGGTAATAGCGGCCGCTTCGTCACTGGCGAGGAATGTGATGATGCCGGCGGCATCGTCAGCAGTGCCCATACCGATATCACGACGCAGCAAGGCCGGAAGAGTGCCGGTCTCCTTCGCCGCCTCGATGTGGGGGCGGAAGATCGGCACGGTCTCGGTCATGGCGGTGACTGCAACCGGGCACACGGCGTTGGCGGTAATGCCCGCGCGCTGCAGTTCCAGCGCCCATGTGCGAACCATCCCGACGATGCCGGCTTTTGCGCCGGAGTAATTGGTCTGCCCGAAGTTGCCCCGTTGTCCGGCGGGTGAACCGATGCAGATGATCCGGCCGCCCGTACCCTGCTCCCGGAATCGAAGTACGGCTTCGCGGACACACGTGAAAGTGCCGCGCAGATGCACGTTTACGACCGAATCGAAGGCCTCGTCGCTCATCTTCCACAGCACGGTGTCGCGAAGGACGCCGGCGTTGGTGACCATGATGTCGAGTCGGCCGAATTCGCGGACCGCGGTGGCAACAAGCAGCTGCGCGGTTTCGGTCGGTCCAACAGGCGCGACCACGGCGACGGCGCGTCCGCCCAGTTCGCGGATCGACGCAACCGCCTTGCCGGCGGTTTCCTGGTTGACGTCGTTGATGACGACGGCTGCGCCATGACGTGCCAGATCCTTGGCGTACGCCAGGCCCAAGCCCTGCCCGCTACCGGTCACAACGGCGACCTTATTGTTCAAGTCCATGTGAGGCTCCTCTGTCGATGACACTAATCACACAAAAACATCAACGATTGAAAAAGTCAATCATTGAGTCTGCTACCTTTTCTATGTCGGACGACAAGGAGGACCGATGACCCGATCGCGGCCGCTTCGACTCGAGGACGATCTCGGGTTCCTGTTATCGCGTGCCAGCGGACTTGTCGCAGCCCAGACGAACCGAGTGCTCGCTCCGCTCGAGTTGAAGGTGCGGCCGTACTCTCTGCTTGTCCTGGCTTGCGAGAATGAAGACGGTGTCACGCAGCGCAATGTCGCAAGCACGCTGGGCTTGGACCCGAGCCAGATCGTCGCCTTGGTCGATGAACTGGAACGGCGTGACCTTGTTGAGCGCGTGCCCGACAGGTCTGATCGCCGCAACAAGCGAATTCTTGCTACCGAGAACGGCATGGCACTCGTAGAAGATGCGCAGAATCGAGTGGCTGAAGTGCACCGACGTCTCTTTGGAGAGTTGCCAGAAGGTGCTGCCGAGGGATTAGCAACCCTGCTTCAGGGAGCGATCAGGGCGTTCTGATCCAAGTGGTGCCGGGCTCATGGACCACCGTGACGCATTGGAGCTGGCATTCGGACGGGTAGCAGCCGGATTACCATCGCGTCGATGAGCCGGTCGTTCATCAAGATCGTCTTAGGGGAGCCGACAAGCGAGGGGAGTGGTGTTCGAGCTGAGTCGGCGTCGATTTCCGCGGCTAGTACTACAGCTGCAAGTTTGTAATCCAGCTGCCGGTCTGATGGCTCTACGCACTTGGTAGGTGAGCTGGGCGTTCTTCAGGCAACCGGACCAGCAAGGAACGCGGGCATGCTCCACAGTAGTGGCTCATTGCTGCTCGATCTCGACGGCATCGTCGTCGAAGCGGTGCAGCGCGTCGACGACGGCAGTCGGGTCATGCGGCTCGGCACCGCCCCCAGGTGGGCCGGAGTGTGCCCGCAGTGCGGGCAGAAGTCGACGCGGTCGAAGGGCTGGATCACCACCCGACCCCGTGATGTGCAGATCGGTCCGGACCGTCTCGCCCTCGAGTGGTCAAAGCGGAAGTGGTTGTGCACCAACATCTCATGCGATCGGATAGTGCTCACCGAGTCGGTGCCGGGCATATAGTTCTCAGGGAGGGCACGGGACTGCTGCTCGCGTCGGCCTGGAACGGTCGCGTTACTGTCCGTTCCGTTGACTGTCCAAGAGTCGATAGACCGGGTTCGTGGCCGAGGCTGCGCGGGTTTCCTTGCCGGCGCCTTGGGTGTAACGCTGTGTGGTGGTCATCGACTCGTGCCCGAGCAACACCATCAGGGTGTAAACGTTGACGTCACTATCGGCCAGCGAAGTCGCGAAGGTGTGCCGGAGTTGGTGGACCAGAGCGCCTTTCGCGCGCTGTCCGTTGATGCCGGCGCGGCGATAAGCGCGCTCGACCCGGTACTGGATGGTAGGTGCGGTGATGCGTTCCCCATCGGCACCGAGAAAAAGGGGGTCCGTGGCACGTAGGCGGCGCCAGGGTGAAGCCGTGGGGGAGGTGCGGGCCTTGCCGCTGCCGGGGAATCGCTGCAGGCGCGAGTCGAGATAGGACGTGAGCACGTCGACGAGT
This window of the Rhodococcus pyridinivorans genome carries:
- the couM gene encoding p-hydroxycinnamoyl-CoA hydratase; the encoded protein is MTTATTTSVANLTELAQLEGQILGTSSWITIPQDRINTFADATDDHQWIHVDPERAKAESPFGGPIAHGYLTLSLIIPMWEEVLKVDSVTMAVNYGLNKVRFTNPVPADGRVRLSATLQKAERLPKGGLQITVDAQIELEGSERPAVVVETVYRFFE
- the couO gene encoding 4-hydroxyphenyl-beta-ketoacyl-CoA hydrolase; the encoded protein is MTTRYEYAIDFDAIEAVDVHTHVEIDGCGHRSLDDELMAASEKYFKSGEERTPSIESIAEHYRQRNMAAIVFTVDAHAGSGHSPNSVEEIAEKAAAHNDVLIPFGSVDPWQGKSAVRRARRLVDEFGVKGFKFHPSMQDFSPNDRRFYPLYDTLSETGVPVLFHTGQTGIGAGLPGGHGIKLRYSDPMLLDDVAADFPDLTIIMAHPAVPWIDSQIAIATHKANVYIDLSGWSPKYFPPQLVRAANTMLKSKVLFGSDFPVIQVDRWMKDFANLEIKPEVRPLIFKDNALRVLGVQRP
- a CDS encoding SDR family NAD(P)-dependent oxidoreductase: MDLNNKVAVVTGSGQGLGLAYAKDLARHGAAVVINDVNQETAGKAVASIRELGGRAVAVVAPVGPTETAQLLVATAVREFGRLDIMVTNAGVLRDTVLWKMSDEAFDSVVNVHLRGTFTCVREAVLRFREQGTGGRIICIGSPAGQRGNFGQTNYSGAKAGIVGMVRTWALELQRAGITANAVCPVAVTAMTETVPIFRPHIEAAKETGTLPALLRRDIGMGTADDAAGIITFLASDEAAAITGQAFAIGGDRVALWTHPQLNGISYHDNGWSAEDLVGEWPVLSEHLESVGEEFPAELTGAK
- a CDS encoding MarR family winged helix-turn-helix transcriptional regulator — translated: MTRSRPLRLEDDLGFLLSRASGLVAAQTNRVLAPLELKVRPYSLLVLACENEDGVTQRNVASTLGLDPSQIVALVDELERRDLVERVPDRSDRRNKRILATENGMALVEDAQNRVAEVHRRLFGELPEGAAEGLATLLQGAIRAF